A single region of the Deinococcus planocerae genome encodes:
- the recF gene encoding DNA replication/repair protein RecF (All proteins in this family for which functions are known are DNA-binding proteins that assist the filamentation of RecA onto DNA for the initiation of recombination or recombinational repair.) has protein sequence MSGVHLASLSTLNYRNLAPGTLSFPAGVTGVFGENGAGKTNLLEAAYLALTGLTDVTRLEQLVQSGEREAYVRADVQQGGSLSIQEVGLGRGRRQLKVDGVRVRTGDLPRGSAVWIRPEDSELVFGPPANRRAYLDALLSRLSARHAGHLARYERTVTQRNAALKAGEDWSLHVWDDVLIKLGTEIMLFRRRALTRLDELAREANAGLGSRKTLTLTLTESTTPETYAEDLAARRSEEFARGATVTGPHRDDLTLTLGDFPASEYASRGEGRTVALALRRAELELLSERFGEKPVLLIDDFTAELDPGRRAFLLDLAASVPQAIVTGTERVPGTAQALRAHAGRFTSDGEDGEEEDVRVEAAPPDLDPVEAGA, from the coding sequence GAACCTCGCGCCGGGCACGCTGAGTTTTCCGGCGGGCGTGACGGGTGTGTTCGGCGAGAACGGGGCGGGCAAGACCAACCTGCTGGAGGCCGCGTACCTCGCCCTGACGGGACTCACGGACGTGACGCGGCTCGAGCAGCTCGTGCAGTCGGGCGAGCGCGAGGCGTACGTGCGCGCCGACGTGCAGCAGGGCGGCAGCCTCAGCATCCAGGAGGTTGGGCTGGGGCGCGGGCGCCGTCAGCTCAAGGTGGACGGGGTGCGGGTGCGCACGGGCGACCTGCCGCGCGGGAGTGCGGTGTGGATTCGCCCCGAGGACAGCGAACTCGTCTTCGGCCCCCCGGCGAACCGCCGCGCCTACCTCGACGCGCTGCTCTCGCGCCTCAGTGCCCGCCACGCCGGACACCTCGCCCGCTACGAGCGCACGGTCACCCAGCGCAACGCGGCGCTCAAGGCCGGGGAAGACTGGTCCCTCCACGTCTGGGACGACGTGCTCATCAAGCTCGGCACCGAGATCATGCTCTTCCGCCGCCGCGCCCTGACCCGGCTCGACGAACTCGCGCGGGAGGCGAACGCGGGGCTGGGCAGCCGCAAGACGCTCACCCTGACCCTGACCGAATCCACCACGCCCGAGACCTACGCCGAAGACCTCGCCGCCCGCCGCTCCGAGGAGTTCGCGCGGGGCGCCACCGTGACGGGCCCCCACCGCGACGACCTGACGCTGACGCTGGGCGACTTCCCGGCCTCGGAGTACGCCTCCCGGGGCGAGGGGCGCACGGTCGCGCTGGCGCTGCGGCGGGCCGAACTCGAACTGCTCTCCGAACGCTTCGGGGAAAAGCCGGTGCTCCTGATCGACGACTTCACGGCGGAACTCGACCCCGGGAGGCGCGCCTTTCTCCTCGACCTCGCCGCGAGCGTGCCGCAGGCCATCGTGACCGGGACCGAGCGCGTGCCCGGCACCGCCCAGGCCCTGCGGGCGCACGCGGGGCGCTTCACCTCCGACGGGGAGGATGGAGAGGAAGAAGATGTCCGGGTCGAGGCTGCCCCCCCCGACCTCGACCCGGTGGAGGCGGGGGCATGA
- a CDS encoding DUF721 domain-containing protein: protein MKGPRRLGDTRSLGDLMGATLGTARLTKGIGKARAILAWPQAVGPEIARMTRPRSQQGGTLFVEVRDSATAHHLTLQRHHFLKSLNALLGSDAVSEIRFTVGTVRTAAPAPRAAPLPAPDRARARSLVRNVEGDLRDVALRAAEAITRARKWREEQGWRPCPVCGEASREQPCRACALTLEDPNVKRAARSLTRAPERLPLLTPLLGDSGMNAARFLALGMLEDQLDLLALECVRGGGEEGYRAFLGQQAEMYLALTHRKPRSALKKADWAALPERVRQVLGAGR from the coding sequence ATGAAGGGGCCGCGCCGCCTGGGGGACACCCGCAGCCTCGGCGACCTGATGGGCGCGACGCTGGGCACCGCCCGCCTGACGAAGGGGATCGGCAAGGCGCGGGCGATCCTGGCGTGGCCGCAGGCGGTCGGCCCCGAGATCGCGCGGATGACCCGGCCCCGCTCGCAGCAGGGGGGCACCCTCTTCGTGGAGGTGCGCGACAGCGCGACCGCCCACCACCTCACCCTGCAACGTCACCACTTCCTGAAAAGCCTCAACGCCCTGCTCGGGAGCGACGCCGTGAGCGAGATCCGTTTCACGGTGGGCACCGTCCGCACCGCCGCGCCCGCCCCCCGCGCCGCGCCCCTCCCTGCCCCCGACCGTGCCCGCGCCCGCTCGCTCGTGCGGAACGTGGAGGGCGACCTGAGGGACGTGGCGCTCAGGGCCGCCGAGGCGATCACCCGGGCCCGCAAGTGGCGCGAGGAACAGGGCTGGCGCCCCTGCCCGGTGTGCGGCGAGGCGAGCCGCGAGCAGCCCTGCCGCGCCTGCGCCCTGACGCTGGAGGACCCCAACGTCAAGCGGGCCGCCCGGTCGCTGACCCGCGCGCCTGAGCGCCTGCCCCTCCTGACCCCGCTGCTCGGCGACAGCGGGATGAACGCCGCCCGCTTCCTGGCGCTGGGGATGCTCGAAGACCAGCTCGACCTCCTCGCGCTGGAGTGCGTGCGGGGCGGGGGAGAGGAGGGCTACCGCGCCTTTCTGGGCCAGCAGGCGGAGATGTACCTGGCCCTCACGCACCGCAAGCCCCGCAGCGCGCTCAAAAAGGCCGACTGGGCCGCCCTGCCCGAGCGGGTGCGGCAGGTGCTGGGGGCAGGGCGGTAA
- a CDS encoding Gfo/Idh/MocA family protein — MSGPETLGFLIVGPGKVAHTHAGALSDLPGARLAAVCGRNAERTAAFAAQYGARPYTDLAEALQARDVHAVILCTPHPLHADAAVQAARAGKHVFVEKPLALTVRDADRMIAAARDSGVRLGVVSQRRLYEPVQRVKRALLDGKVGRPVLGTLSLLGWRGPEYYAMDAWRGTWAGEGGGVLVNQAVHQLDLLQWFMGPLEEVSGAWANLNHPEIEVEDTAVATLRFAGGALGSVVVSNSQNPGLWGRVHVHGESGRAVGVQTDGGSSFVAGVTAAVEPPVNDVWTVPGEGDLLPTWQAEDRERAARLDVMTHYHRLQLEDFVEAVRENREPLVPGEEGRKTVELIEAIYRAGRTRRVVRLPLGG; from the coding sequence CTGAGCGGGCCGGAGACGCTGGGCTTCCTGATCGTCGGGCCGGGCAAGGTCGCGCACACGCACGCGGGAGCCCTGAGTGACCTGCCCGGTGCGCGGCTCGCCGCCGTCTGCGGTCGGAACGCGGAACGCACCGCCGCCTTCGCCGCCCAGTACGGGGCGAGACCTTACACCGATCTTGCCGAGGCGTTGCAAGCCCGGGACGTTCACGCCGTCATCCTCTGCACCCCGCACCCCCTGCACGCGGACGCCGCCGTCCAGGCCGCTCGGGCAGGCAAGCACGTCTTCGTCGAAAAGCCCCTCGCCCTGACCGTCCGGGACGCCGACCGGATGATCGCGGCGGCGCGGGACTCGGGCGTGCGGCTCGGCGTGGTCAGCCAGCGCCGCCTGTACGAGCCGGTTCAGCGTGTCAAGCGGGCCCTGCTGGACGGCAAGGTCGGTCGCCCGGTGCTCGGCACCCTCAGCCTGCTGGGTTGGCGCGGCCCCGAGTATTACGCGATGGACGCGTGGCGCGGCACCTGGGCGGGGGAGGGGGGCGGCGTCCTCGTCAATCAGGCGGTGCATCAACTCGACCTGCTCCAGTGGTTCATGGGGCCGCTGGAAGAGGTGTCGGGCGCCTGGGCCAACCTCAACCACCCGGAGATCGAGGTCGAGGACACGGCGGTCGCCACCCTGCGTTTCGCGGGCGGGGCGCTCGGCAGCGTGGTGGTGAGCAACAGCCAGAATCCGGGGCTGTGGGGCCGCGTCCACGTCCACGGCGAGAGCGGCAGGGCGGTCGGCGTGCAGACGGACGGCGGCTCGTCCTTCGTGGCGGGGGTGACGGCGGCGGTCGAGCCCCCCGTCAACGACGTGTGGACCGTGCCGGGAGAGGGGGACCTCCTCCCCACCTGGCAGGCCGAGGACCGGGAACGCGCCGCCCGCCTCGATGTGATGACGCACTACCACCGCCTCCAGCTCGAGGACTTCGTGGAGGCCGTGCGGGAGAACCGCGAGCCGCTCGTGCCCGGCGAGGAGGGCCGCAAGACGGTCGAGCTGATCGAGGCGATCTACCGGGCGGGACGGACGCGGAGGGTGGTCCGGTTGCCGCTGGGGGGCTGA
- a CDS encoding ABC transporter substrate-binding protein, whose translation MKAHHRTLALTLTAAAATGLGVFAVAQGLPKLAQKPTYKVGFAQTESNNPWRIAQTKSMQDEAKRLGHRLVYTDAAGSAAKQVADVDSMIAQRVDAIFLAPREEKPLAAAVKKARAAGIPVILLDRNVDPSLAKAGVDYVTFIGSDFIEEGRRVGQWLTKNMKGEARVIQLLGTTGSSPANDRRKGFEDAVKGNAKVRILASQTGDFARDKGRQVMETLLQAHPDVNVVYAHNDEMAIGAIAALEAAGKKPGKDVMIMSIDGGREIVQLVVDGKVNYVVECNPRFGPKAFATLKDYAAGKKIPAKIINPDRDYTAQNAKAGLASAY comes from the coding sequence ATGAAAGCACATCACCGCACCCTGGCCCTGACGCTCACCGCGGCGGCGGCCACCGGCCTGGGCGTCTTCGCCGTCGCGCAGGGGCTGCCCAAGCTCGCCCAGAAACCGACCTACAAGGTGGGCTTCGCGCAGACCGAGAGCAACAATCCCTGGCGCATCGCGCAGACGAAGAGCATGCAAGACGAGGCGAAGAGGCTCGGGCACCGCCTGGTGTACACCGACGCGGCGGGCTCGGCGGCCAAGCAGGTCGCCGACGTGGACTCCATGATCGCGCAGCGGGTGGACGCGATCTTCCTCGCTCCGCGCGAGGAAAAGCCCCTCGCCGCCGCCGTGAAAAAGGCGCGCGCCGCCGGGATTCCGGTGATCTTGCTCGACCGCAACGTGGACCCGTCGCTCGCCAAGGCGGGCGTGGACTACGTGACTTTCATCGGCAGCGACTTTATCGAGGAGGGGCGCCGGGTCGGCCAGTGGCTCACCAAGAACATGAAGGGCGAGGCGCGGGTGATCCAGCTTCTGGGCACGACGGGTTCCTCCCCGGCCAACGACCGCCGCAAGGGCTTCGAGGACGCGGTGAAGGGCAACGCGAAGGTCCGAATCCTCGCCTCGCAGACCGGCGACTTCGCCCGCGACAAGGGCCGTCAGGTGATGGAGACGCTGCTTCAGGCGCACCCCGACGTGAACGTGGTGTACGCCCACAACGACGAGATGGCGATTGGCGCCATCGCCGCGCTGGAGGCGGCGGGCAAGAAGCCCGGCAAGGACGTCATGATCATGTCCATCGACGGCGGGCGCGAGATCGTGCAGCTCGTGGTGGACGGCAAGGTCAACTACGTCGTGGAGTGCAACCCGCGCTTCGGGCCCAAGGCGTTTGCCACCCTCAAGGACTACGCGGCGGGCAAGAAGATTCCCGCCAAGATCATCAACCCCGACCGCGACTACACGGCACAAAACGCCAAGGCCGGTCTCGCCTCGGCGTACTGA
- a CDS encoding phytanoyl-CoA dioxygenase family protein, which produces MTATNDTKPAPSMSMSADAPVATTETQAPINATPYADPQYSVPAIMAALYGDGILGLKGAFPREWVARLNDELTELYKEALARPGGAVGRGTNRHYVEIHPEDISGFYDLVTHPWVRTVCECVLGPNYKIVEIGFDVPNPGAKDQPWHRDFRAGEETLVDRRLNSLAFNMTAVDVEEDMGPFEIAPGTQWDDPSEYDHGMFPPQTLYPRYHSLAQRKYPRAGDISVRSALTIHRGTANTSDKPRPVLVLGVDAPGAGHDQWHDLQFTRGYYDRLPQEVKDHLICRVVDELEPIMQGHTIEGLMMGDA; this is translated from the coding sequence ATGACCGCCACGAACGACACCAAGCCCGCCCCCTCCATGAGCATGAGCGCCGACGCCCCGGTTGCGACCACCGAGACCCAGGCTCCGATCAACGCCACGCCCTATGCCGACCCGCAGTACAGCGTGCCCGCGATCATGGCCGCCCTGTACGGCGACGGCATCCTGGGGCTCAAGGGGGCTTTTCCCCGCGAGTGGGTGGCGCGGCTGAACGACGAGCTGACCGAGCTGTACAAAGAGGCCCTCGCCCGGCCCGGCGGCGCGGTGGGGCGCGGCACGAACCGCCACTACGTCGAGATTCACCCGGAAGACATCAGCGGCTTTTACGACCTCGTGACCCATCCCTGGGTGCGGACGGTGTGCGAGTGCGTGCTGGGGCCGAATTACAAGATCGTGGAGATCGGCTTCGACGTGCCCAACCCCGGCGCCAAGGACCAGCCGTGGCACCGTGACTTCCGGGCGGGCGAGGAGACGCTGGTGGACCGCCGGTTGAACTCGCTCGCCTTCAACATGACCGCCGTGGACGTCGAGGAGGACATGGGCCCCTTCGAGATCGCGCCGGGCACCCAGTGGGACGACCCCAGCGAGTACGACCACGGCATGTTCCCGCCCCAGACGCTCTACCCGCGCTACCACTCCCTCGCCCAGCGCAAGTACCCCAGGGCGGGCGACATCTCGGTGCGCTCGGCCCTCACCATCCACCGGGGCACGGCGAACACCAGCGACAAGCCGCGCCCGGTGCTCGTGCTCGGGGTGGACGCCCCCGGCGCGGGGCACGACCAGTGGCACGACCTCCAGTTCACGCGGGGCTACTACGACCGTCTCCCGCAGGAGGTGAAGGACCACCTGATCTGCCGCGTGGTGGACGAACTCGAACCCATCATGCAGGGTCACACCATCGAGGGCCTGATGATGGGCGACGCCTGA
- a CDS encoding ABC transporter permease, whose amino-acid sequence MTRPEGTTAPPPALPQPRRKRASSPLLGPLVALASLLLFNALFTPNFLTAQTLNVNLTQVATVVIVAVGMTLVIATGGIDLSVGALMAISGAIAPMLFLNPPFGNAALGLGLAFTVPVLVAGLFGLFNGSLVTRFGIQPFIATLILFIAGRGIAQVMTNGQLQTFSNSTFGYIGLGRPLGIPFQVILMLAVVALFAWVMSRTVFGRHVLAVGGNEAAARLAGIPTNRVKLAVYGISGLLAGLAGLIVIAINSSSDANQVGLNMELDAIAAVAVGGTALTGGRATILGTLLGALIIQLIRYTLLARGVPDAVALVVKAAIILVAVYIQRQRR is encoded by the coding sequence ATGACCCGGCCCGAAGGGACGACCGCGCCGCCCCCTGCCCTGCCGCAGCCGCGGCGCAAACGGGCCTCCTCTCCCCTCCTCGGGCCGCTCGTCGCCCTCGCCTCGCTCCTCCTCTTCAACGCCCTGTTCACGCCGAACTTCCTCACCGCGCAGACCCTCAACGTCAACCTGACCCAGGTGGCGACGGTCGTGATCGTCGCGGTCGGCATGACGCTGGTGATCGCCACGGGCGGCATCGACCTCTCGGTGGGGGCCCTGATGGCGATCAGCGGGGCGATTGCGCCCATGCTGTTTCTGAATCCGCCGTTCGGGAACGCCGCGCTCGGCCTCGGGCTCGCCTTCACCGTGCCGGTGCTCGTGGCGGGGCTGTTCGGCCTCTTCAACGGCTCGCTCGTGACCCGTTTCGGCATCCAGCCGTTCATCGCCACCTTGATCCTCTTCATCGCGGGGCGGGGCATCGCGCAGGTGATGACGAACGGGCAGCTCCAGACCTTTTCCAACTCCACCTTCGGGTACATCGGGCTGGGACGGCCCCTCGGCATTCCCTTCCAGGTGATCCTGATGCTCGCGGTGGTGGCCCTCTTCGCGTGGGTGATGAGCCGCACCGTCTTCGGGCGACACGTCCTCGCGGTGGGCGGGAACGAGGCCGCCGCGCGGCTGGCGGGCATTCCCACGAACCGGGTCAAGCTCGCCGTGTACGGGATCAGCGGGCTGCTCGCGGGGCTCGCCGGGCTGATCGTCATCGCCATCAACTCGTCGTCGGACGCCAATCAGGTCGGGCTCAACATGGAACTCGACGCCATCGCCGCCGTCGCGGTGGGCGGCACGGCGCTGACGGGCGGGCGGGCGACCATCCTGGGCACCCTGCTCGGCGCCCTGATCATCCAGCTCATCCGCTACACCCTGCTCGCGCGCGGGGTGCCCGACGCCGTGGCGCTGGTGGTCAAGGCGGCGATCATCCTCGTCGCCGTGTATATCCAGCGGCAGCGTCGGTAA
- a CDS encoding Kelch repeat-containing protein: MSHRPRPRPLALLAALALGPTQAASAPAWSSLAPLPQARQEVGAAPLNGRVYVVGGFLADGRTTPRADAYDPATNTWASLPPLPVAVNHPAAVALGGRLYVLGGHTGPGLGGATDAVQVYEPGKGWRRGAPLPTRRGGLAAAVAGGRIYAVGGQRGPSVGDLAVYDPGRDRWTVLSPMPTRRDHLGVAVLGGRLHAVGGRTDGRDFRLTAHEVYDPASGRWSRAAPLPTGRSGHAVAGVGRCLYALGGEGSPRPDGMFGEVERYDARSGVWTALSPMPQAKHGMAAVTLGHRIFLPGGGVVAGLGPTAAHEAFTPPPC, encoded by the coding sequence ATGTCCCACCGTCCGCGCCCCCGTCCCCTGGCCCTCCTCGCCGCCCTCGCCCTGGGCCCGACGCAGGCGGCCTCCGCGCCCGCGTGGTCGTCCCTCGCCCCATTGCCCCAGGCCCGCCAGGAGGTCGGGGCCGCCCCTCTGAACGGGCGCGTGTACGTCGTGGGCGGCTTTCTCGCGGATGGACGCACCACCCCCCGCGCCGACGCTTACGACCCGGCCACGAACACCTGGGCCTCCCTGCCGCCTCTTCCGGTGGCCGTGAATCACCCGGCGGCGGTGGCGCTGGGCGGCAGGCTGTACGTGTTGGGAGGCCACACGGGGCCGGGGCTCGGCGGGGCGACGGACGCCGTACAGGTCTACGAGCCCGGGAAGGGCTGGCGCCGGGGCGCCCCCCTGCCGACGCGGCGGGGCGGGCTCGCGGCGGCGGTGGCCGGGGGCCGGATTTACGCCGTCGGAGGCCAGCGCGGGCCGAGCGTCGGGGACCTCGCCGTGTACGACCCGGGGCGCGACCGCTGGACGGTCCTCTCTCCCATGCCGACCCGCCGCGACCACCTCGGGGTGGCGGTGCTGGGCGGGCGGCTGCACGCGGTCGGCGGGCGCACCGACGGGCGCGACTTCCGGCTCACGGCGCACGAGGTCTACGACCCGGCCTCGGGCCGCTGGTCGCGCGCCGCCCCCCTGCCCACCGGGCGCAGCGGGCACGCGGTGGCGGGCGTGGGGCGGTGCCTCTACGCCCTCGGCGGGGAGGGCAGCCCCCGCCCGGACGGCATGTTCGGCGAGGTCGAGCGGTACGACGCGCGCAGCGGGGTCTGGACCGCCCTCTCCCCGATGCCCCAGGCGAAGCACGGGATGGCGGCGGTGACGCTGGGCCACCGCATCTTCCTGCCGGGCGGGGGCGTGGTCGCCGGGCTCGGCCCCACGGCGGCGCACGAGGCGTTCACCCCGCCGCCCTGCTGA
- a CDS encoding ABC transporter permease yields the protein MLFGSLRYEGFLSTYNVFSVLGYNSMFGLVALGMAFVIMTGGIDLSVGSVAAFASVIAALLSPFGLWPALLGAVAAATLLGLINGVVVAYLKILPFVATLAMLLAARGLALLFAGNQSVSVSSESGFTTFGQGNIGGVPYTAILLFVAFVVGAVVLRFTRFGRHVLAVGGNEEAARLMGLPVERTLVWVYVLSGALAGLAGVILASQFGAGQPTEGLGWELTAIAAVVVGGTLLTGGSGSVGSTLVGVLLLGIIFNILNFENGRGTISLSAYWQSVIRGAFLLLVVVLQNRLTRRRAGGGG from the coding sequence GTGCTGTTCGGCTCGCTGCGGTACGAGGGCTTCCTGTCCACCTACAACGTCTTCTCGGTGCTCGGGTACAACTCGATGTTCGGGCTCGTCGCGCTGGGGATGGCCTTCGTGATCATGACGGGGGGCATCGACCTCTCGGTGGGCAGTGTGGCCGCCTTCGCCAGCGTGATCGCCGCGCTGCTCAGTCCCTTCGGCCTGTGGCCCGCGCTGCTGGGGGCGGTGGCCGCCGCCACGCTGCTCGGGCTGATCAACGGCGTGGTCGTCGCGTATCTCAAGATCTTGCCCTTTGTCGCCACGCTCGCCATGCTGCTCGCGGCGCGGGGGCTCGCGCTGCTCTTCGCCGGGAACCAGTCGGTCTCGGTCAGTTCGGAGAGCGGTTTCACGACCTTCGGGCAGGGGAACATCGGGGGCGTGCCCTACACCGCGATCCTGCTCTTCGTGGCTTTCGTCGTCGGGGCGGTCGTGCTGCGTTTCACCCGTTTCGGGCGGCACGTGCTCGCGGTCGGCGGGAACGAGGAGGCCGCGCGGCTGATGGGCCTGCCCGTCGAGCGGACACTGGTGTGGGTGTACGTCCTGTCGGGGGCGCTGGCGGGGCTGGCGGGCGTGATCCTCGCCTCCCAGTTCGGGGCGGGGCAGCCGACCGAGGGGCTGGGGTGGGAGCTGACCGCCATCGCCGCCGTCGTGGTGGGCGGGACGCTCCTGACGGGCGGGAGCGGGTCGGTCGGCTCGACGCTGGTCGGCGTGCTGCTCCTCGGGATCATCTTCAACATCCTCAACTTCGAGAACGGGCGCGGCACGATCAGCCTCAGCGCGTACTGGCAGTCGGTGATCCGGGGGGCTTTCTTGCTCCTCGTGGTCGTGCTGCAAAACCGGCTCACCCGGCGCAGGGCGGGCGGCGGGGGGTGA
- a CDS encoding zinc-dependent alcohol dehydrogenase, with product MRVLMFEAPWQMPLREVEAPRPAPGEVLVRVRAAGVCGSDVHGFTGSTGRRSPGVIMGHEFCGTVEETGEGVETHRVGDRVVVQPIVSDGTCPQCRAGRPTLCLNRRGIGWSVNGGYAEFVSVPGRNALPLPGEVGWHEGALVEPLAVALHAANLTPLEVGDTVAVLGAGPVGLLTVLALRLRGAGRVIVSDLSPHRLGLARRLGADEVIHASETDPVEEVRRLTGGLGADAVLEVVGVTATVWQSVRMARNGGHVTWVGNAAPTVEVPMQEVVTREITVRGAYAFVEEFARAVELLRSRRVDVTPLIERVAGLEDGPGLIHDLARGSLDAVKVVLEP from the coding sequence GTGCGCGTCCTGATGTTCGAGGCGCCGTGGCAGATGCCGCTGCGCGAGGTGGAAGCCCCGCGCCCCGCGCCCGGGGAGGTCCTCGTGCGCGTGCGGGCGGCGGGCGTGTGCGGCTCGGACGTGCACGGCTTCACGGGCTCGACCGGGCGGCGCTCCCCCGGCGTCATCATGGGCCACGAGTTCTGCGGCACCGTCGAGGAGACCGGGGAAGGGGTGGAGACTCACCGGGTCGGCGACCGCGTGGTCGTCCAGCCCATCGTCTCCGACGGGACCTGCCCGCAGTGCCGCGCCGGGCGCCCCACCCTCTGCCTGAACCGCCGCGGGATCGGCTGGTCGGTGAACGGGGGCTACGCCGAGTTCGTCAGCGTGCCGGGGCGCAACGCCCTCCCCCTCCCAGGCGAGGTGGGCTGGCACGAGGGCGCCCTCGTCGAGCCGCTCGCGGTGGCCCTGCACGCGGCGAACCTCACCCCGCTGGAGGTGGGGGACACGGTGGCCGTGCTGGGGGCCGGGCCGGTCGGGCTGCTGACCGTGCTGGCCCTGCGGCTGCGGGGCGCGGGCCGCGTGATCGTGAGCGACCTCAGCCCGCACCGCCTGGGGCTCGCGCGGCGCCTGGGAGCGGACGAGGTGATCCACGCGAGCGAGACCGACCCGGTGGAGGAGGTGCGGCGCCTCACGGGCGGGCTCGGCGCCGACGCCGTGCTGGAGGTCGTGGGCGTGACGGCGACCGTGTGGCAGTCGGTGCGGATGGCCCGGAACGGCGGGCACGTCACCTGGGTGGGCAACGCCGCCCCCACCGTCGAGGTCCCCATGCAGGAGGTCGTGACGCGGGAGATCACGGTGCGGGGTGCCTACGCCTTCGTGGAAGAGTTCGCGCGGGCGGTGGAGTTGCTGCGCTCGCGGCGGGTGGACGTGACGCCCCTGATCGAGCGGGTCGCCGGGCTGGAGGACGGTCCCGGGCTGATCCACGACCTCGCGCGGGGAAGTCTCGACGCGGTGAAGGTGGTGCTCGAACCCTGA
- a CDS encoding sugar ABC transporter ATP-binding protein produces MRGIDKSFSGVPALRGAHLTVRRGEVHALIGQNGAGKSTLIKVLTGAYRKDGGTISFAGREVEFTSPQAAQRGGISTIYQEVNLVALRSVTENIFLGREHRRGPFLDWRRMNAEARTLLERFDVHVDVTRPLMDFSVAVQQMVAIARAVSFESGLVIMDEPTSSLDDREVETLFGVIRQLKAQGVSVIFVSHRLDELYAVCDRVTVMRDGRTVDERAMGEIGKLELVARMLGKEVGELRREGETAFSRGGGARGDVLLEARDLRTGAMLRDADLDVRAGEIVGLAGLLGSGRTETARAVFGADELEGGEVRVSGRKAAFRSPRDAIRAGLGFCSEDRKTEGIIPDLSVRENLTLALLPHLSRHGVVDPKRQAEVVDRFIARLGIKTAGPEQKIRELSGGNQQKVLLARWLCMNPKLLILDEPTRGIDVGAKGEIQALLSELAREGLGVLMISSELEELAEGADRVVVMRDGRSVAELPRQGLSQDAIMTAMAHGDAAHAEAAPTGGTA; encoded by the coding sequence ATGAGGGGCATCGACAAGAGCTTTTCCGGCGTGCCCGCCCTCAGGGGCGCCCACCTGACGGTAAGGCGCGGCGAGGTCCACGCATTGATCGGCCAGAACGGCGCCGGGAAGTCCACCCTCATCAAGGTCCTCACGGGCGCCTACCGCAAGGACGGCGGGACGATTTCTTTCGCGGGCCGCGAGGTCGAATTCACCTCCCCGCAGGCGGCCCAGCGCGGCGGCATCAGCACGATCTACCAGGAGGTCAACCTCGTCGCCCTGCGATCCGTCACCGAGAACATCTTCCTGGGGCGTGAGCACCGGCGCGGCCCCTTCCTCGACTGGCGGCGGATGAACGCGGAGGCGCGTACCCTCCTGGAGCGCTTCGACGTTCACGTGGACGTGACCCGCCCGCTGATGGACTTCAGCGTCGCCGTGCAGCAGATGGTCGCCATCGCCCGCGCGGTGTCGTTCGAGAGCGGGCTCGTCATCATGGACGAACCGACCTCCTCGCTCGACGACCGCGAGGTGGAGACGCTCTTCGGGGTGATCCGCCAGCTCAAGGCGCAGGGCGTGTCCGTCATCTTCGTCTCGCACCGCCTCGACGAGCTGTACGCCGTGTGCGACCGGGTGACGGTCATGCGCGACGGGCGCACGGTGGATGAGCGGGCGATGGGGGAGATCGGCAAGCTCGAACTCGTCGCCCGGATGCTCGGCAAGGAGGTCGGCGAGCTGCGCCGGGAGGGCGAGACGGCCTTCTCGCGCGGCGGCGGGGCCCGGGGTGACGTGCTCCTGGAGGCGCGCGACCTGCGGACCGGCGCCATGCTGCGCGACGCCGACCTCGACGTGCGGGCGGGCGAGATCGTGGGCCTGGCGGGCCTGCTGGGCTCCGGGCGCACGGAGACGGCCCGCGCCGTCTTTGGGGCCGACGAGCTGGAGGGCGGCGAGGTGCGCGTCTCGGGCCGCAAGGCCGCCTTCCGTTCGCCGAGAGACGCCATTCGCGCCGGGCTGGGCTTCTGCTCGGAGGACCGCAAGACCGAGGGCATCATCCCCGACCTCTCGGTGCGCGAGAACCTGACGCTGGCGCTGCTGCCGCACCTGTCGCGCCACGGCGTCGTGGACCCGAAGCGGCAGGCGGAGGTCGTGGACCGCTTCATCGCGCGGCTGGGCATCAAGACGGCGGGGCCGGAGCAGAAAATCCGGGAACTCTCGGGCGGCAACCAGCAGAAGGTCCTGCTCGCCCGCTGGCTGTGCATGAACCCGAAGCTCCTGATCCTCGACGAGCCCACGCGCGGCATCGACGTGGGGGCCAAGGGGGAGATTCAGGCCCTGCTCAGCGAACTCGCCCGCGAGGGGCTGGGGGTGCTGATGATCTCCAGCGAACTCGAAGAACTCGCCGAGGGCGCCGACCGCGTGGTCGTGATGCGCGACGGGCGCAGCGTGGCCGAGCTGCCGCGCCAGGGCCTCTCCCAGGACGCGATCATGACCGCGATGGCACACGGGGACGCGGCGCACGCCGAGGCGGCCCCGACGGGAGGCACCGCATGA